Proteins from a single region of Streptomyces sp. HUAS 15-9:
- a CDS encoding ABC transporter substrate-binding protein: protein MTTPCARAAAVFGCFALVALGLSACENTPPATPAEPSVATSAENVGGMRALISAAKQEGTLRAIALPRDWANYGGLIDGFEKKYRIRVTVEDPLGHSEDEIDALRKSGNRPTAPDVIDVGDTFARNAAARNLLAPYKVAAYDAIPGNQKDSKARWYNNYGGYISIGCDANRVKVCPATFADLLKPDHKGMVALEGDPPRSATAFDSVYAAALANGGSFDDIQPGLDFFAELKRNGNFNPLNSNSATVEDGRTPISINWDYINLHYTDQLRDKGVNWQVAIPFDGSFAQYLALAINKNAPHPAAARLWQEYLFSPEGQNLRLRAFARPVLMDAMGRDGTLDKAAAARLPTVEGTPQFPTDAQLEKARETVNQGWAKAVSG from the coding sequence GTGACCACACCGTGTGCCCGAGCAGCGGCGGTCTTCGGCTGCTTCGCTCTCGTGGCACTGGGCCTGAGCGCTTGCGAGAACACACCGCCCGCCACACCGGCGGAGCCGTCAGTGGCTACGTCCGCCGAGAACGTGGGCGGCATGCGCGCACTGATCTCCGCAGCGAAACAGGAGGGCACGCTCAGAGCGATCGCGCTGCCGCGTGACTGGGCCAACTACGGCGGCCTGATCGACGGCTTCGAGAAGAAGTACCGGATCAGGGTCACGGTCGAGGATCCGCTGGGCCACAGCGAGGACGAGATCGACGCCCTGAGGAAGAGCGGGAACCGACCGACAGCACCCGACGTGATCGACGTGGGCGATACGTTCGCGCGAAACGCCGCGGCGCGGAATCTGCTCGCGCCGTACAAAGTAGCCGCTTACGATGCGATTCCCGGCAATCAGAAGGACTCGAAGGCCCGCTGGTACAACAACTACGGGGGCTACATCTCCATCGGCTGCGACGCCAACCGGGTCAAGGTCTGCCCGGCAACGTTCGCCGATCTTCTGAAGCCCGATCACAAGGGCATGGTGGCGCTCGAAGGCGACCCGCCACGGTCGGCGACCGCCTTCGACAGCGTCTACGCGGCCGCGCTGGCGAACGGCGGGTCGTTCGACGACATCCAGCCCGGTCTCGACTTCTTCGCCGAACTCAAGAGGAACGGCAACTTCAACCCCCTCAACTCCAACTCGGCAACGGTCGAGGACGGCCGGACCCCCATCAGCATCAACTGGGACTACATCAACCTCCACTACACCGACCAACTCCGCGACAAAGGCGTGAACTGGCAGGTCGCGATCCCCTTCGACGGCAGCTTCGCCCAGTATCTCGCCCTGGCGATCAACAAGAACGCCCCGCACCCGGCGGCTGCCCGGCTGTGGCAGGAGTACCTCTTCAGCCCAGAGGGCCAGAACCTCCGGCTGCGCGCCTTTGCCCGCCCAGTACTCATGGACGCCATGGGGCGGGACGGCACCCTCGACAAGGCAGCCGCTGCACGACTGCCGACGGTCGAGGGAACACCGCAGTTCCCGACGGACGCGCAACTGGAGAAGGCGAGGGAGACGGTCAACCAGGGCTGGGCGAAGGCCGTCTCCGGCTAG